A genomic segment from Oncorhynchus clarkii lewisi isolate Uvic-CL-2024 chromosome 12, UVic_Ocla_1.0, whole genome shotgun sequence encodes:
- the LOC139420822 gene encoding CREB3 regulatory factor-like isoform X1, translated as MPQPSISGMDPPFGDFFQTYTFADQALTSTDLLASNTDPDFMYELDRDMTNRQSPKGDHFTVGDYKEMECGEYLLELVDSDPDYSSNFEQWDTYWEDMTKYTRFTSCDIWGTKEGGLDDFSSPYQDEEVIGQTPTLAQLNSEDSQPPVCDTLYHPDLLMGGQKQHTSLPPLSLGKKMAARPGPSFSASCSNLVRDPLGDFAEGSLSATWPVPSTTETMSKAQGPSKMAALGHHCNDYVRKATVRVSMPRRPLVDMPMASHQIESEDHSPYPSKPPEVATTSGCAAPVAAPATAASASASILAYEKREELPCRVMPPASVGTSGAVPPILHYPVAGAKASETLLTASGSALGHDPVSDKKKEEEHNYSLFLTRARLAGKTLTEMDEEEEEEEVGEMEDEEDAEGVELDEDHDEGFGSEHELSENDDDDEEDDDDDEEDDDYEGDKDDDMSDTFSEPGSHVSGCDNDTVGDVKGLTAGISRKRGKRRYFWEYSEQLTPSKQERMLKPSEWDRQTLPSNLYQRNGPHHGKYNLKKSRRTDVEDLTPNPRKLLQIGNELRKLNKVISDLTPVSELPITARPRSRKEKNKLASRACRLKKKAQYEANKVKLWGLGTEYDRLLFVINTIKEEMVNRVQDICDKETSMTETLDKLIEETLVKSPVAGETSDFVNQILENTGKGDPTGGLVGLRVPTSRV; from the exons ATGCCTCAG CCCAGCATCAGTGGAATGGATCCTCCCTTTGGGGATTTCTTTCAAACTTATACTTTTGCTGACCAGGCACTAACCAGCACAGACCTGTTGGCGAGTAACACAGACCCAGACTTCATGTACGAACTG GATAGAGATATGACCAATCGCCAAAGCCCTAAAGGTGATCACTTCACAGTGGGGGACTACAAGGAGATGGAGTGTGGGGAGTACCTCTTGGAGCTGGTGGACAGTGACCCGGACTACAGCTCTAACTTTGAGCAGTGGGATACGTACTGGGAGGACATGACCAAGTACACCCGCTTTACCAGCTGTGACATCTGGGGCACCAAGGAGGGAGGCCTGGATGACTTCTCCAGCCCCTACCAGGACGAGGAGGTGATTGGCCAGACCCCCACCCTGGCCCAGCTCAACAGCGAGGACTCGCAACCACCTGTGTGTGACACGCTTTACCACCCTGATCTGCTGATGGGGGGCCAGAAGCAGCACacctccctccccccactctccctgGGCAAGAAGATGGCTGCCCGCCCGGGCCCCTCGTTCTCCGCCTCCTGCTCCAACCTGGTCAGGGACCCCCTGGGTGACTTTGCAGAGGGTTCCCTGAGCGCCACTTGGCCTGTCCCCTCCACCACAGAGACTATGTCCAAGGCCCAGGGTCCCAGCAAGATGGCTGCTCTGGGCCACCACTGCAACGACTATGTGCGCAAGGCCACGGTTCGCGTCAGCATGCCTCGCCGGCCCCTAGTCGACATGCCCATGGCCTCCCATCAGATTGAGTCTGAAGACCACTCCCCGTACCCCAGCAAGCCCCCTGAGGTGGCCACCACGTCTGGCTGTGCTGCCCCTGTGGCTGCTCCTGCTACTGCAGCCTCAGCCTCTGCCAGCATCCTGGCGTATGAGAAGAGAGAAGAGCTGCCTTGCCGGGTGATGCCCCCCGCCTCAGTGGGCACATCTGGAGCTGTGCCCCCCATCCTCCACTACCCTGTGGCTGGGGCCAAGGCCAGCGAGACTCTGCTGACTGCCAGTGGGAGTGCCCTGGGACATGACCCAGTCTCTGACAAAAAGAAGGAAGAGGAGCACAACTACTCCCTGTTCCTAACCCGAGCCAGGCTGGCTGGGAAAACCCTCACTGAgatggatgaggaggaggaagaagaagaggtgggggagatggaggatGAGGAAGATGCTGAGGGGGTGGAGCTGGATGAAGATCATGATGAGGGTTTCGGCAGTGAGCATGAGCTCTCTGagaacgatgatgatgatgaggaggatgatgatgatgatgaggaggatgatgattATGAGGGCGATAAAGATGACGACATGAGTGACACCTTCTCCGAGCCAGGTAGCCATGTATCAG GATGTGACAATGACACGGTGGGGGACGTGAAGGGCCTGACAGCAgggatctccaggaagaggggcAAACGCCGCTACTTCTGGGAGTACAGCGAGCAGCTCACCCCCTCTAAGCAGGAGCGCATGCTCAAGCCCTCCGAGTGGGACAGACAGACCCTGCCCAGCAACCTCTACCAGAGGAACGGCCCACACCACG GGAAGTACAATCTGAAGAAGTCTCGACGGACGGACGTGGAggacctaacccctaaccctcggAAGCTGCTGCAGATCGGTAACGAGTTGCGTAAGCTCAACAAGGTGATCAGTGACCTGACCCCGGTCAGCGAGCTGCCCATCACAGCCCGCCCTCGCTCCCGCAAGGAGAAGAACAAACTGGCCTCCAG GGCCTGTCGGCTGAAGAAGAAGGCTCAGTATGAGGCCAATAAAGTCAAGCTGTGGGGTCTGGGCACAGAATATG ATCGGCTTCTGTTTGTCATCAACACCATAAAGGAAGAGATGGTGAACAGAGTGCAGGATATCTGCGACAAGGAAACAAGCATGACTGAAACGTTGGACAAACTCATCGAAGAAACCCTTG TGAAGTCCCCAGTTGCCGGGGAGACTTCAGACTTTGTGAACCAGATCCTGGAGAACACTGGCAAGGGGGATCCCACCGGAGGTCTGGTCGGGCTGCGCGTACCCACATCTAGAGTGTAG
- the LOC139420822 gene encoding CREB3 regulatory factor-like isoform X2 produces MPQPSISGMDPPFGDFFQTYTFADQALTSTDLLASNTDPDFMYELDRDMTNRQSPKGDHFTVGDYKEMECGEYLLELVDSDPDYSSNFEQWDTYWEDMTKYTRFTSCDIWGTKEGGLDDFSSPYQDEEVIGQTPTLAQLNSEDSQPPVCDTLYHPDLLMGGQKQHTSLPPLSLGKKMAARPGPSFSASCSNLVRDPLGDFAEGSLSATWPVPSTTETMSKAQGPSKMAALGHHCNDYVRKATVRVSMPRRPLVDMPMASHQIESEDHSPYPSKPPEVATTSGCAAPVAAPATAASASASILAYEKREELPCRVMPPASVGTSGAVPPILHYPVAGAKASETLLTASGSALGHDPVSDKKKEEEHNYSLFLTRARLAGKTLTEMDEEEEEEEVGEMEDEEDAEGVELDEDHDEGFGSEHELSENDDDDEEDDDDDEEDDDYEGDKDDDMSDTFSEPGCDNDTVGDVKGLTAGISRKRGKRRYFWEYSEQLTPSKQERMLKPSEWDRQTLPSNLYQRNGPHHGKYNLKKSRRTDVEDLTPNPRKLLQIGNELRKLNKVISDLTPVSELPITARPRSRKEKNKLASRACRLKKKAQYEANKVKLWGLGTEYDRLLFVINTIKEEMVNRVQDICDKETSMTETLDKLIEETLVKSPVAGETSDFVNQILENTGKGDPTGGLVGLRVPTSRV; encoded by the exons ATGCCTCAG CCCAGCATCAGTGGAATGGATCCTCCCTTTGGGGATTTCTTTCAAACTTATACTTTTGCTGACCAGGCACTAACCAGCACAGACCTGTTGGCGAGTAACACAGACCCAGACTTCATGTACGAACTG GATAGAGATATGACCAATCGCCAAAGCCCTAAAGGTGATCACTTCACAGTGGGGGACTACAAGGAGATGGAGTGTGGGGAGTACCTCTTGGAGCTGGTGGACAGTGACCCGGACTACAGCTCTAACTTTGAGCAGTGGGATACGTACTGGGAGGACATGACCAAGTACACCCGCTTTACCAGCTGTGACATCTGGGGCACCAAGGAGGGAGGCCTGGATGACTTCTCCAGCCCCTACCAGGACGAGGAGGTGATTGGCCAGACCCCCACCCTGGCCCAGCTCAACAGCGAGGACTCGCAACCACCTGTGTGTGACACGCTTTACCACCCTGATCTGCTGATGGGGGGCCAGAAGCAGCACacctccctccccccactctccctgGGCAAGAAGATGGCTGCCCGCCCGGGCCCCTCGTTCTCCGCCTCCTGCTCCAACCTGGTCAGGGACCCCCTGGGTGACTTTGCAGAGGGTTCCCTGAGCGCCACTTGGCCTGTCCCCTCCACCACAGAGACTATGTCCAAGGCCCAGGGTCCCAGCAAGATGGCTGCTCTGGGCCACCACTGCAACGACTATGTGCGCAAGGCCACGGTTCGCGTCAGCATGCCTCGCCGGCCCCTAGTCGACATGCCCATGGCCTCCCATCAGATTGAGTCTGAAGACCACTCCCCGTACCCCAGCAAGCCCCCTGAGGTGGCCACCACGTCTGGCTGTGCTGCCCCTGTGGCTGCTCCTGCTACTGCAGCCTCAGCCTCTGCCAGCATCCTGGCGTATGAGAAGAGAGAAGAGCTGCCTTGCCGGGTGATGCCCCCCGCCTCAGTGGGCACATCTGGAGCTGTGCCCCCCATCCTCCACTACCCTGTGGCTGGGGCCAAGGCCAGCGAGACTCTGCTGACTGCCAGTGGGAGTGCCCTGGGACATGACCCAGTCTCTGACAAAAAGAAGGAAGAGGAGCACAACTACTCCCTGTTCCTAACCCGAGCCAGGCTGGCTGGGAAAACCCTCACTGAgatggatgaggaggaggaagaagaagaggtgggggagatggaggatGAGGAAGATGCTGAGGGGGTGGAGCTGGATGAAGATCATGATGAGGGTTTCGGCAGTGAGCATGAGCTCTCTGagaacgatgatgatgatgaggaggatgatgatgatgatgaggaggatgatgattATGAGGGCGATAAAGATGACGACATGAGTGACACCTTCTCCGAGCCAG GATGTGACAATGACACGGTGGGGGACGTGAAGGGCCTGACAGCAgggatctccaggaagaggggcAAACGCCGCTACTTCTGGGAGTACAGCGAGCAGCTCACCCCCTCTAAGCAGGAGCGCATGCTCAAGCCCTCCGAGTGGGACAGACAGACCCTGCCCAGCAACCTCTACCAGAGGAACGGCCCACACCACG GGAAGTACAATCTGAAGAAGTCTCGACGGACGGACGTGGAggacctaacccctaaccctcggAAGCTGCTGCAGATCGGTAACGAGTTGCGTAAGCTCAACAAGGTGATCAGTGACCTGACCCCGGTCAGCGAGCTGCCCATCACAGCCCGCCCTCGCTCCCGCAAGGAGAAGAACAAACTGGCCTCCAG GGCCTGTCGGCTGAAGAAGAAGGCTCAGTATGAGGCCAATAAAGTCAAGCTGTGGGGTCTGGGCACAGAATATG ATCGGCTTCTGTTTGTCATCAACACCATAAAGGAAGAGATGGTGAACAGAGTGCAGGATATCTGCGACAAGGAAACAAGCATGACTGAAACGTTGGACAAACTCATCGAAGAAACCCTTG TGAAGTCCCCAGTTGCCGGGGAGACTTCAGACTTTGTGAACCAGATCCTGGAGAACACTGGCAAGGGGGATCCCACCGGAGGTCTGGTCGGGCTGCGCGTACCCACATCTAGAGTGTAG
- the LOC139420822 gene encoding CREB3 regulatory factor-like isoform X3, which yields MPQALTSTDLLASNTDPDFMYELDRDMTNRQSPKGDHFTVGDYKEMECGEYLLELVDSDPDYSSNFEQWDTYWEDMTKYTRFTSCDIWGTKEGGLDDFSSPYQDEEVIGQTPTLAQLNSEDSQPPVCDTLYHPDLLMGGQKQHTSLPPLSLGKKMAARPGPSFSASCSNLVRDPLGDFAEGSLSATWPVPSTTETMSKAQGPSKMAALGHHCNDYVRKATVRVSMPRRPLVDMPMASHQIESEDHSPYPSKPPEVATTSGCAAPVAAPATAASASASILAYEKREELPCRVMPPASVGTSGAVPPILHYPVAGAKASETLLTASGSALGHDPVSDKKKEEEHNYSLFLTRARLAGKTLTEMDEEEEEEEVGEMEDEEDAEGVELDEDHDEGFGSEHELSENDDDDEEDDDDDEEDDDYEGDKDDDMSDTFSEPGSHVSGCDNDTVGDVKGLTAGISRKRGKRRYFWEYSEQLTPSKQERMLKPSEWDRQTLPSNLYQRNGPHHGKYNLKKSRRTDVEDLTPNPRKLLQIGNELRKLNKVISDLTPVSELPITARPRSRKEKNKLASRACRLKKKAQYEANKVKLWGLGTEYDRLLFVINTIKEEMVNRVQDICDKETSMTETLDKLIEETLVKSPVAGETSDFVNQILENTGKGDPTGGLVGLRVPTSRV from the exons ATGCCTCAG GCACTAACCAGCACAGACCTGTTGGCGAGTAACACAGACCCAGACTTCATGTACGAACTG GATAGAGATATGACCAATCGCCAAAGCCCTAAAGGTGATCACTTCACAGTGGGGGACTACAAGGAGATGGAGTGTGGGGAGTACCTCTTGGAGCTGGTGGACAGTGACCCGGACTACAGCTCTAACTTTGAGCAGTGGGATACGTACTGGGAGGACATGACCAAGTACACCCGCTTTACCAGCTGTGACATCTGGGGCACCAAGGAGGGAGGCCTGGATGACTTCTCCAGCCCCTACCAGGACGAGGAGGTGATTGGCCAGACCCCCACCCTGGCCCAGCTCAACAGCGAGGACTCGCAACCACCTGTGTGTGACACGCTTTACCACCCTGATCTGCTGATGGGGGGCCAGAAGCAGCACacctccctccccccactctccctgGGCAAGAAGATGGCTGCCCGCCCGGGCCCCTCGTTCTCCGCCTCCTGCTCCAACCTGGTCAGGGACCCCCTGGGTGACTTTGCAGAGGGTTCCCTGAGCGCCACTTGGCCTGTCCCCTCCACCACAGAGACTATGTCCAAGGCCCAGGGTCCCAGCAAGATGGCTGCTCTGGGCCACCACTGCAACGACTATGTGCGCAAGGCCACGGTTCGCGTCAGCATGCCTCGCCGGCCCCTAGTCGACATGCCCATGGCCTCCCATCAGATTGAGTCTGAAGACCACTCCCCGTACCCCAGCAAGCCCCCTGAGGTGGCCACCACGTCTGGCTGTGCTGCCCCTGTGGCTGCTCCTGCTACTGCAGCCTCAGCCTCTGCCAGCATCCTGGCGTATGAGAAGAGAGAAGAGCTGCCTTGCCGGGTGATGCCCCCCGCCTCAGTGGGCACATCTGGAGCTGTGCCCCCCATCCTCCACTACCCTGTGGCTGGGGCCAAGGCCAGCGAGACTCTGCTGACTGCCAGTGGGAGTGCCCTGGGACATGACCCAGTCTCTGACAAAAAGAAGGAAGAGGAGCACAACTACTCCCTGTTCCTAACCCGAGCCAGGCTGGCTGGGAAAACCCTCACTGAgatggatgaggaggaggaagaagaagaggtgggggagatggaggatGAGGAAGATGCTGAGGGGGTGGAGCTGGATGAAGATCATGATGAGGGTTTCGGCAGTGAGCATGAGCTCTCTGagaacgatgatgatgatgaggaggatgatgatgatgatgaggaggatgatgattATGAGGGCGATAAAGATGACGACATGAGTGACACCTTCTCCGAGCCAGGTAGCCATGTATCAG GATGTGACAATGACACGGTGGGGGACGTGAAGGGCCTGACAGCAgggatctccaggaagaggggcAAACGCCGCTACTTCTGGGAGTACAGCGAGCAGCTCACCCCCTCTAAGCAGGAGCGCATGCTCAAGCCCTCCGAGTGGGACAGACAGACCCTGCCCAGCAACCTCTACCAGAGGAACGGCCCACACCACG GGAAGTACAATCTGAAGAAGTCTCGACGGACGGACGTGGAggacctaacccctaaccctcggAAGCTGCTGCAGATCGGTAACGAGTTGCGTAAGCTCAACAAGGTGATCAGTGACCTGACCCCGGTCAGCGAGCTGCCCATCACAGCCCGCCCTCGCTCCCGCAAGGAGAAGAACAAACTGGCCTCCAG GGCCTGTCGGCTGAAGAAGAAGGCTCAGTATGAGGCCAATAAAGTCAAGCTGTGGGGTCTGGGCACAGAATATG ATCGGCTTCTGTTTGTCATCAACACCATAAAGGAAGAGATGGTGAACAGAGTGCAGGATATCTGCGACAAGGAAACAAGCATGACTGAAACGTTGGACAAACTCATCGAAGAAACCCTTG TGAAGTCCCCAGTTGCCGGGGAGACTTCAGACTTTGTGAACCAGATCCTGGAGAACACTGGCAAGGGGGATCCCACCGGAGGTCTGGTCGGGCTGCGCGTACCCACATCTAGAGTGTAG
- the LOC139420822 gene encoding CREB3 regulatory factor-like isoform X4, whose amino-acid sequence MPQALTSTDLLASNTDPDFMYELDRDMTNRQSPKGDHFTVGDYKEMECGEYLLELVDSDPDYSSNFEQWDTYWEDMTKYTRFTSCDIWGTKEGGLDDFSSPYQDEEVIGQTPTLAQLNSEDSQPPVCDTLYHPDLLMGGQKQHTSLPPLSLGKKMAARPGPSFSASCSNLVRDPLGDFAEGSLSATWPVPSTTETMSKAQGPSKMAALGHHCNDYVRKATVRVSMPRRPLVDMPMASHQIESEDHSPYPSKPPEVATTSGCAAPVAAPATAASASASILAYEKREELPCRVMPPASVGTSGAVPPILHYPVAGAKASETLLTASGSALGHDPVSDKKKEEEHNYSLFLTRARLAGKTLTEMDEEEEEEEVGEMEDEEDAEGVELDEDHDEGFGSEHELSENDDDDEEDDDDDEEDDDYEGDKDDDMSDTFSEPGCDNDTVGDVKGLTAGISRKRGKRRYFWEYSEQLTPSKQERMLKPSEWDRQTLPSNLYQRNGPHHGKYNLKKSRRTDVEDLTPNPRKLLQIGNELRKLNKVISDLTPVSELPITARPRSRKEKNKLASRACRLKKKAQYEANKVKLWGLGTEYDRLLFVINTIKEEMVNRVQDICDKETSMTETLDKLIEETLVKSPVAGETSDFVNQILENTGKGDPTGGLVGLRVPTSRV is encoded by the exons ATGCCTCAG GCACTAACCAGCACAGACCTGTTGGCGAGTAACACAGACCCAGACTTCATGTACGAACTG GATAGAGATATGACCAATCGCCAAAGCCCTAAAGGTGATCACTTCACAGTGGGGGACTACAAGGAGATGGAGTGTGGGGAGTACCTCTTGGAGCTGGTGGACAGTGACCCGGACTACAGCTCTAACTTTGAGCAGTGGGATACGTACTGGGAGGACATGACCAAGTACACCCGCTTTACCAGCTGTGACATCTGGGGCACCAAGGAGGGAGGCCTGGATGACTTCTCCAGCCCCTACCAGGACGAGGAGGTGATTGGCCAGACCCCCACCCTGGCCCAGCTCAACAGCGAGGACTCGCAACCACCTGTGTGTGACACGCTTTACCACCCTGATCTGCTGATGGGGGGCCAGAAGCAGCACacctccctccccccactctccctgGGCAAGAAGATGGCTGCCCGCCCGGGCCCCTCGTTCTCCGCCTCCTGCTCCAACCTGGTCAGGGACCCCCTGGGTGACTTTGCAGAGGGTTCCCTGAGCGCCACTTGGCCTGTCCCCTCCACCACAGAGACTATGTCCAAGGCCCAGGGTCCCAGCAAGATGGCTGCTCTGGGCCACCACTGCAACGACTATGTGCGCAAGGCCACGGTTCGCGTCAGCATGCCTCGCCGGCCCCTAGTCGACATGCCCATGGCCTCCCATCAGATTGAGTCTGAAGACCACTCCCCGTACCCCAGCAAGCCCCCTGAGGTGGCCACCACGTCTGGCTGTGCTGCCCCTGTGGCTGCTCCTGCTACTGCAGCCTCAGCCTCTGCCAGCATCCTGGCGTATGAGAAGAGAGAAGAGCTGCCTTGCCGGGTGATGCCCCCCGCCTCAGTGGGCACATCTGGAGCTGTGCCCCCCATCCTCCACTACCCTGTGGCTGGGGCCAAGGCCAGCGAGACTCTGCTGACTGCCAGTGGGAGTGCCCTGGGACATGACCCAGTCTCTGACAAAAAGAAGGAAGAGGAGCACAACTACTCCCTGTTCCTAACCCGAGCCAGGCTGGCTGGGAAAACCCTCACTGAgatggatgaggaggaggaagaagaagaggtgggggagatggaggatGAGGAAGATGCTGAGGGGGTGGAGCTGGATGAAGATCATGATGAGGGTTTCGGCAGTGAGCATGAGCTCTCTGagaacgatgatgatgatgaggaggatgatgatgatgatgaggaggatgatgattATGAGGGCGATAAAGATGACGACATGAGTGACACCTTCTCCGAGCCAG GATGTGACAATGACACGGTGGGGGACGTGAAGGGCCTGACAGCAgggatctccaggaagaggggcAAACGCCGCTACTTCTGGGAGTACAGCGAGCAGCTCACCCCCTCTAAGCAGGAGCGCATGCTCAAGCCCTCCGAGTGGGACAGACAGACCCTGCCCAGCAACCTCTACCAGAGGAACGGCCCACACCACG GGAAGTACAATCTGAAGAAGTCTCGACGGACGGACGTGGAggacctaacccctaaccctcggAAGCTGCTGCAGATCGGTAACGAGTTGCGTAAGCTCAACAAGGTGATCAGTGACCTGACCCCGGTCAGCGAGCTGCCCATCACAGCCCGCCCTCGCTCCCGCAAGGAGAAGAACAAACTGGCCTCCAG GGCCTGTCGGCTGAAGAAGAAGGCTCAGTATGAGGCCAATAAAGTCAAGCTGTGGGGTCTGGGCACAGAATATG ATCGGCTTCTGTTTGTCATCAACACCATAAAGGAAGAGATGGTGAACAGAGTGCAGGATATCTGCGACAAGGAAACAAGCATGACTGAAACGTTGGACAAACTCATCGAAGAAACCCTTG TGAAGTCCCCAGTTGCCGGGGAGACTTCAGACTTTGTGAACCAGATCCTGGAGAACACTGGCAAGGGGGATCCCACCGGAGGTCTGGTCGGGCTGCGCGTACCCACATCTAGAGTGTAG